GAATATGGTGGTGTCCCTTGTGTTGTCGAGACATTCAGGGTTGAATGTTGAGACAGGTACATTTGCTTTTCTTTGGAAGTTAATCAGGCCCTTAAGTGTCGTTGCCTTATATGCGGCATTCTTATTTTTTATTAAAAACCTAAGTAGAGTTCATTTTTTAAAAAGAAAATCGTTTTGGATTTTTTTATTAGCACTGTCCTTGTTTTTGGTTGTTGGCTTCGCACACGCGAGTAGAGGTTTTTTGTTTTTTTCACTTTTTGGGCTTATGGTTATTTTTGCTAATTTTGAAAAAAAAATTCCATGGAGATTCGCATTTGCTTTTTTCACTGGATTGCTCCTTCTAATAGTATATGGAAAAGCCTACATCGCCACTCTTGGTCATTATTTAGCAATTGGTGATATGTCCGCGGCTCAGCAAATTTCATTACAGCGTTATAGTGTGGTTAGTGAACTATATCCCGTTTTGCTAGAGTTTTCTCGTTACACAATCCACGCTGTAAATTCCATGCAAGCAGGTGTTGTGGAATTTGGTAACTATGAATTGCGACTTTTTTACAATGATATTTTGTCTGCATTAATATCACAGGTTCCTCAAGGCCTTCTCGGTATAAAACTTCAAATACCAGAACATGCCGCTATATTAACTTCTGAGATTATAGCCGGCAACCCTAATTATGGGTATGTTCCGGGGCTTATTGGTGCCTGTGTTTTTTCTCTATTTATCCCAGGTATTTTCTTTGGCTGTTTTTTATATGGGGCTATGTGTAAAGTTTTCCATTGTTTCTTCCACGATAATATCGATAGATCATTTTTTATTTATGCAATTTATGTAAAGATCTCAATTTCACTTTCTCTTTTCATCAGCACTGGAGTTTTAACAAACATAATCAGCGGAAATATGGGAATTTTTGTAGCACTGTTTTTTCTTTTACCCTTTCTGAAGATTAAATCTTCTTGTGATGGAAATTTTGTTTCCAATATAAATCATAAAGGGATAATACGACATCTGCCGCTATACAATCCGAAAGGATAATGTTTGTGAAAGTCATTATCGTTGGTAACGGGCCCACAACAACTAAAGACGGTCATTTCTATAAGGACAAGCACACTGCACATTTCCTTAAGGATGCCGCAGGGCTCTTTAAGGCTACTTCTTGGCTGGAACCTGTTGTCTCGATCAGAGACCTTGAAAAGGGAAATTTGCTCGCTTCCGAAATTGATTCAAGGGTGGCTTTGCTCAACAAAGCGACTGTGAGGCATGGAAGATTTGGCAAGGTTTTTGATTATCTACGGCTTTTTTCCCTCTTTTTGGCTGAGGCTAGGAGAAGTGATTGTGTCTATCTTTTTTTTAACGGTCATTTGCCGTGGCTTTGTGCATTGACTTCTGTTCTGGTGCGTAAACGCTTTGGCCTTTATATCCGGTGTGACTTTACACCTCGTAATTTCTTTGATCGAATGATTGTTACACATGCGCATTTTATTTTGGCCAACGGTGAGGAGTTGGTTTCCAGGGTAAGGCCATTCAATCCGCGAGTCAATTTAGTAGCCCCTATGATTGATTTTTCGGCAGACGACCTGTTCACTCGCGATGTGGATCGATTTGGAAAAGCAATAAAACTATTATTTGT
The window above is part of the Geoalkalibacter ferrihydriticus DSM 17813 genome. Proteins encoded here:
- a CDS encoding glycosyltransferase, whose amino-acid sequence is MKVIIVGNGPTTTKDGHFYKDKHTAHFLKDAAGLFKATSWLEPVVSIRDLEKGNLLASEIDSRVALLNKATVRHGRFGKVFDYLRLFSLFLAEARRSDCVYLFFNGHLPWLCALTSVLVRKRFGLYIRCDFTPRNFFDRMIVTHAHFILANGEELVSRVRPFNPRVNLVAPMIDFSADDLFTRDVDRFGKAIKLLFVGRLERAKGVYVLLDAVSILYKKDIVISLDVVGGGAEYDALVEYSTRLGISKSVHFHGLIKDKDKLKKMYQGADIFVLPSFNEGFPRVVYEAMLSSLPIITTAVGSIPSLLVHEKSALFVPKNDSNALADAIEVLIRNSQLRKILSDGSACAILEYLSRFDVTHAMQVKKQFGEKIASV
- a CDS encoding O-antigen polymerase, which gives rise to MITKPEFIAFQGFSYFALLAFIALVEYRRNKNSIIDFLSIFNFVFCVFYVISPVVSLFIAEDLVSIHNLRGLKFYISQWYTPLLAWFGYLSFLAGYNFTPMKFYIVSMRFKVKKLPFLYFSFLMIIFGMFILFSFDYGGVKNMVVSLVLSRHSGLNVETGTFAFLWKLIRPLSVVALYAAFLFFIKNLSRVHFLKRKSFWIFLLALSLFLVVGFAHASRGFLFFSLFGLMVIFANFEKKIPWRFAFAFFTGLLLLIVYGKAYIATLGHYLAIGDMSAAQQISLQRYSVVSELYPVLLEFSRYTIHAVNSMQAGVVEFGNYELRLFYNDILSALISQVPQGLLGIKLQIPEHAAILTSEIIAGNPNYGYVPGLIGACVFSLFIPGIFFGCFLYGAMCKVFHCFFHDNIDRSFFIYAIYVKISISLSLFISTGVLTNIISGNMGIFVALFFLLPFLKIKSSCDGNFVSNINHKGIIRHLPLYNPKG